From one uncultured Paludibacter sp. genomic stretch:
- a CDS encoding Glycosyl transferase group 1 gives MPKRIIISVSSDLATDQRVQKVAKSCFENGYDVLLLGRKLRNSPSVSFVYSYKRFQLLFNHSFLFYAELNFRLFLFLLFSKSDILISNDTDTLIANYLASVIRKKKLIFDAHELFPEVPELVNRKFVKKFWTKIEDIIFPKLRYSYTVCQSIADYYNSKYRINMEVIRNVPYLQKNDNQKDNKEIKTIIYQGALNIGRGLEWIIQAIPFINNVQLIIIGEGDISDKLKQQVKSLNLSDRVIFKGKINPENLKSFTASADLGLCLLENKGLSYYYSLPNRIFDYIHAEIPVLATDFPEIRNIVEKNKIGILINHYEPEYLAEAINKILLEEFDTSHFSDLAKELCWENEEKKLMEIIHNS, from the coding sequence ATGCCTAAACGAATTATCATATCTGTAAGTTCTGATTTAGCAACAGATCAACGTGTACAAAAAGTGGCGAAATCATGTTTTGAAAACGGATATGATGTGCTTTTATTGGGACGGAAATTAAGAAATAGTCCCTCTGTTTCATTTGTTTATTCTTATAAACGCTTTCAGTTGCTTTTCAATCATTCTTTTTTATTTTATGCCGAATTAAACTTTCGCCTGTTTCTATTTTTATTATTCTCAAAATCAGATATTTTAATCTCGAATGATACTGATACATTAATTGCAAATTATCTTGCATCTGTTATCAGAAAGAAAAAATTAATTTTTGATGCACACGAACTTTTTCCCGAAGTTCCTGAGTTGGTAAATCGAAAATTCGTAAAGAAATTTTGGACAAAAATAGAAGACATTATTTTTCCTAAATTGAGATATTCCTACACCGTTTGTCAATCCATTGCCGATTATTATAACTCCAAATATAGAATAAATATGGAAGTTATAAGAAATGTTCCATATTTACAAAAAAATGATAATCAAAAAGACAATAAAGAAATAAAAACAATTATCTATCAAGGAGCATTAAATATTGGGCGTGGTTTGGAATGGATAATACAAGCAATTCCATTTATAAACAATGTGCAATTGATTATTATTGGCGAAGGCGACATTTCTGACAAATTAAAACAGCAAGTTAAATCGCTGAATTTGTCTGACAGAGTTATTTTCAAGGGAAAAATAAATCCGGAAAATTTAAAATCATTTACTGCAAGTGCTGATTTAGGACTTTGTTTGTTGGAAAACAAAGGTTTAAGTTATTATTATTCTCTTCCAAACCGAATTTTTGACTACATTCACGCAGAAATTCCTGTATTGGCAACCGACTTTCCTGAAATCCGAAATATTGTTGAAAAAAATAAAATAGGTATTTTAATCAACCATTATGAACCGGAATATTTAGCTGAAGCTATAAACAAAATTCTTTTAGAAGAATTTGATACAAGTCATTTTTCTGATTTGGCAAAAGAACTTTGCTGGGAAAACGAAGAAAAAAAACTTATGGAAATAATTCATAATTCATAA
- a CDS encoding conserved hypothetical protein (Evidence 4 : Unknown function but conserved in other organisms) — protein sequence MKIPENIQEIIQYILQFLLRTENNEVIKHIGYTSDEKEFEKYKLIIKPSRFFDEDFYGTKESLPTLPLKSLKSSSGDIRIIYGSPKIEKINNTVILHADLIASTYFLISRYEEMIRPEVRDEHGRFIGKESIAYKAGFLHRPIVEEYGKILREYVREIGVKIDEPQQEIEKIYLTTDVDKLAHFRNIKSTVKAIFKILFRPKNTITALKTYFGNINSDPWYTFPLLFDFAKNLQRSLPNTEVKSIAFIKVGGKSLPQDKPLQNIESKDFQTFFELCKKENVEIGLHPSYQAGIEPNIIFEEKALLEKVIGKKTVLSRNHYLCSREPEDFQTLINAGFTDDFTMGFADVAGFRLGTCRAVKWIDPKQQKRTSLLLHPLTIMDNTLNDKRYMRLKVDEAFSYCNNLVDEVKKHNGELVLLWHNISMEENNKLYHRDLYEWMINYLRK from the coding sequence ATGAAAATACCGGAAAATATACAAGAAATCATTCAGTACATCCTTCAATTTCTTCTCAGAACAGAAAATAATGAAGTAATAAAACACATCGGTTATACATCTGACGAAAAAGAATTTGAAAAATACAAACTTATCATCAAACCATCCCGTTTTTTTGATGAAGATTTTTATGGAACAAAAGAATCACTTCCAACACTGCCTTTAAAATCTTTAAAATCATCTTCAGGAGATATCCGGATAATTTACGGTTCACCAAAAATTGAAAAAATCAACAATACCGTTATTCTCCACGCGGACTTGATTGCAAGTACTTATTTTCTTATTTCCCGATACGAAGAAATGATTCGGCCTGAAGTGCGTGATGAACACGGAAGATTTATCGGCAAGGAATCCATCGCTTATAAAGCAGGTTTTCTGCATCGTCCCATCGTAGAAGAATACGGAAAAATATTGCGAGAATATGTTCGTGAGATTGGAGTGAAAATTGACGAGCCACAACAAGAAATTGAGAAAATTTATCTGACAACCGATGTGGATAAACTTGCCCATTTCAGAAATATAAAAAGCACGGTAAAAGCCATTTTTAAAATTCTATTTCGACCTAAAAATACTATTACCGCCTTAAAAACCTACTTTGGCAATATAAATTCAGATCCTTGGTACACGTTTCCTTTGTTGTTTGATTTTGCTAAAAATTTACAAAGATCACTTCCAAATACCGAAGTAAAAAGCATTGCATTTATTAAAGTCGGCGGGAAAAGTTTACCTCAAGATAAGCCATTACAAAATATAGAAAGTAAAGATTTTCAAACTTTTTTTGAACTTTGTAAGAAAGAAAATGTTGAAATTGGACTGCATCCATCTTATCAAGCAGGAATAGAACCAAATATAATTTTTGAAGAAAAAGCATTATTGGAAAAAGTAATAGGTAAAAAAACAGTTTTGAGTCGCAACCATTATCTTTGCAGCAGAGAGCCTGAAGATTTTCAGACACTTATTAATGCGGGATTTACAGATGATTTTACTATGGGATTTGCTGATGTTGCCGGATTTAGATTGGGAACGTGCAGAGCTGTAAAATGGATTGATCCAAAACAACAAAAACGGACTTCTCTCCTGCTTCACCCGTTAACAATAATGGACAATACATTGAATGATAAACGTTATATGCGCCTGAAAGTAGATGAAGCGTTTAGTTATTGTAACAATTTGGTTGACGAAGTGAAAAAACACAACGGTGAGTTGGTTTTACTGTGGCATAATATTTCAATGGAAGAAAATAACAAACTGTATCACAGAGATTTATACGAGTGGATGATAAATTATTTAAGGAAATAA
- a CDS encoding conserved hypothetical protein (Evidence 4 : Unknown function but conserved in other organisms) — translation MDESNNSNQSTPPKVPQKGFRELLYGIGVFCVFMALTFLLRLIAHQFPENPILFGVFQKNDLLMGLAIAIILTYSRHLKRNIGNKK, via the coding sequence GGACGAAAGCAATAATTCAAATCAATCAACACCACCAAAAGTCCCACAAAAAGGATTTAGGGAGCTTTTATATGGAATTGGCGTATTTTGTGTATTTATGGCGCTCACATTTTTGTTGAGATTAATAGCACATCAATTTCCTGAAAATCCTATTTTATTCGGTGTTTTTCAAAAAAATGATCTTTTAATGGGACTGGCAATAGCTATAATTTTAACTTATTCGCGCCATCTAAAAAGAAATATCGGTAATAAAAAATAA